From Natronorubrum halophilum, a single genomic window includes:
- a CDS encoding FAD-binding and (Fe-S)-binding domain-containing protein, protein MTADSDGRVERAERNGEAPSPPEADPRAPYEYVADDAERPALVCDLRARVEGDVRFDAYTRQLYATDASAYEVTPIGVVFPESTDDVAATVAYCAERELPVLPRGGGTSLAGQAVNEAVVLDFTRYMDDIVSIDPDARRARVQPGTVLADLNESLAPHGLKFAPDPAAGNRSAIGGAIGNNSTGAHSLVYGKTDAYVEECEVVLADGTVATLGEVPLEDLRDRADPDGSILDRVAAEAVRIVDEESDEVHERFPDLKRNVSGYNLDALVEEAETGSINLARLLAGSEGTLAVVTEAEVSLEPVPETKAVSLLFYEGVLEAVTDVQHVLEHEPAAVELIDDVLLGLARETTEFEEAASLVPDAADAALLVEFYAEDDDHGRDQTAGLLGDRVSGTDTVTEPPTNRPVIDETSAFAGLEAHDEAEREMFWTLRKAGLPILLSRTSDEKHISFIEDCAIPPEHLPEFVERFQSLLTETDRDDDAAFYAHAGPGVLHVRPLVDTKADRDREDMAAIADAVTDMVVEFGGSVSGEHGDGRARTQWNHKLYGDDLWQAFRDLKTAFDPDWLLNPGTVCGDHDMTEHLRYDDDYKYDAGFEPALNWDNENGMQGMVELCHGCGGCRGGQETTGGVMCPTYRAADEEVTTTRGRANLLRQSMSGDLPDDPTDDEFAEEVLDLCIGCKGCARDCPSGVDMAKLKTEVMHERHQEHGASLRDRLFADFDTLAALGSALAPVSNLAQSLPGSDVLAEKTVGIANERSLPTFQRETLRDWFEKRGGTAASEKRAVGARAERGSRVPEAEAERKAILFADTYTNYSHPEVGKAAVRVLEAAGVRVDVAERTDSGRPALSKGFVGRARDAMAANVAELHPRVREGWDVVLVEPSDAVMFQADALDLITGPRVENVAANTYGVCEYLDAFRIDEAVDWSPPAESVVYHGHCHQKAEKKDHHAVGVLRRAGYEVDPLDSGCCGMAGTFGYEAEHYSLSRAIGDILFEQIDESDATVVSAPGTSCRTQLADGRIEPVPANSSLSGTALDREEPPTPIELLAHGLPGGTSR, encoded by the coding sequence ATGACCGCAGATTCTGACGGCAGAGTCGAGCGCGCCGAACGGAACGGCGAAGCACCCTCGCCGCCCGAGGCCGATCCTCGGGCGCCGTACGAGTACGTCGCGGACGACGCCGAACGGCCGGCTCTGGTGTGCGACCTCCGGGCGCGCGTCGAGGGCGACGTTCGGTTCGACGCCTACACGCGTCAGCTGTACGCAACCGACGCGAGCGCGTACGAGGTGACGCCGATCGGCGTCGTCTTTCCGGAGTCGACCGACGACGTGGCGGCGACCGTCGCCTACTGCGCCGAGCGCGAGCTCCCGGTCCTCCCGCGTGGCGGCGGAACGAGCCTCGCCGGACAGGCCGTCAACGAAGCCGTCGTCCTCGATTTCACCAGGTATATGGACGATATCGTTTCGATCGACCCCGACGCCCGGCGAGCCCGGGTTCAGCCGGGGACGGTTCTCGCCGACCTCAACGAGTCGCTCGCCCCGCACGGGCTGAAATTCGCGCCGGATCCCGCCGCCGGGAATCGGAGCGCGATCGGCGGCGCGATCGGTAACAACTCGACCGGCGCCCACTCGCTGGTCTACGGCAAGACGGACGCCTACGTCGAGGAGTGCGAAGTCGTCCTCGCCGACGGAACGGTCGCCACCCTCGGCGAGGTCCCCCTCGAGGACCTTCGCGACCGCGCCGACCCCGACGGGTCGATCCTGGATCGGGTGGCCGCCGAAGCCGTGCGGATCGTCGACGAGGAGAGCGACGAAGTACACGAGCGCTTCCCCGATCTGAAGCGAAACGTTTCCGGATACAACCTCGACGCGCTCGTCGAAGAGGCCGAGACGGGGAGTATCAACCTCGCACGCCTGCTCGCCGGTAGCGAGGGGACGCTCGCCGTCGTCACCGAGGCCGAGGTGTCGCTCGAGCCCGTCCCGGAGACGAAGGCGGTCTCGCTGCTGTTCTACGAGGGCGTGCTCGAGGCCGTGACCGACGTCCAGCACGTCCTCGAGCACGAGCCCGCGGCGGTCGAACTGATCGATGACGTACTCCTCGGACTGGCTCGGGAGACGACGGAGTTCGAGGAGGCGGCGTCACTCGTCCCCGACGCGGCCGACGCGGCGCTGCTGGTCGAGTTCTACGCCGAGGACGACGATCACGGCCGCGATCAGACGGCTGGGCTCCTCGGGGACAGGGTATCGGGAACCGACACCGTGACGGAACCGCCCACGAATCGGCCGGTAATCGACGAGACGAGCGCGTTCGCCGGGCTGGAGGCCCACGACGAGGCCGAGCGCGAGATGTTCTGGACGCTCCGAAAGGCCGGCTTGCCGATCCTCCTCTCGCGGACGTCCGACGAGAAACACATCAGCTTCATCGAGGACTGCGCGATCCCGCCCGAACACCTTCCGGAGTTCGTCGAGCGGTTCCAGTCGCTGCTCACCGAGACGGACCGTGACGACGACGCGGCGTTCTACGCCCACGCCGGACCGGGGGTGCTCCACGTCCGCCCGCTCGTCGATACGAAGGCCGATCGGGACCGCGAAGACATGGCCGCCATCGCCGACGCAGTGACGGATATGGTCGTCGAGTTCGGTGGCAGCGTCTCCGGCGAGCACGGCGACGGCCGGGCCCGAACCCAGTGGAATCACAAGCTCTACGGGGACGACCTCTGGCAGGCCTTCCGAGATCTGAAGACCGCGTTCGATCCCGACTGGCTGCTCAATCCGGGCACCGTCTGTGGCGACCACGACATGACCGAGCACCTCCGGTATGACGACGACTACAAGTACGACGCCGGCTTCGAGCCAGCGCTGAACTGGGACAACGAGAACGGGATGCAGGGGATGGTCGAACTCTGTCACGGCTGCGGCGGCTGTCGTGGCGGCCAAGAGACCACCGGCGGCGTCATGTGCCCGACCTACCGGGCCGCGGACGAGGAGGTCACGACCACGCGCGGGCGGGCGAACCTGCTCCGGCAGTCGATGAGCGGCGACCTGCCCGACGACCCCACCGACGACGAGTTCGCAGAAGAGGTTCTCGACCTCTGTATCGGCTGCAAGGGCTGTGCGCGGGACTGTCCGAGTGGCGTCGACATGGCGAAGCTCAAAACCGAAGTCATGCACGAGCGCCACCAAGAACACGGCGCGAGCCTGCGTGACAGGCTCTTCGCCGACTTCGACACGCTCGCGGCGCTCGGGAGCGCGCTCGCCCCGGTTTCGAACCTCGCGCAGTCGCTGCCCGGATCGGACGTGCTCGCCGAAAAGACGGTCGGGATCGCGAACGAGCGGTCGCTACCCACGTTCCAGCGGGAGACGCTACGGGACTGGTTCGAGAAGCGAGGCGGCACGGCCGCCTCGGAAAAGCGAGCGGTGGGGGCGCGAGCAGAGCGAGGATCCCGGGTCCCGGAGGCAGAGGCCGAGCGGAAGGCCATCCTCTTCGCCGACACCTACACCAACTACAGCCACCCCGAGGTCGGGAAGGCGGCGGTTCGCGTCCTCGAGGCCGCCGGCGTCCGCGTGGACGTGGCAGAGCGCACCGACAGCGGTCGACCGGCCCTGTCGAAGGGGTTCGTCGGTCGCGCTCGAGACGCAATGGCGGCGAACGTCGCGGAGCTCCACCCCCGCGTCCGAGAGGGGTGGGACGTCGTCCTCGTCGAACCCTCGGACGCCGTGATGTTCCAGGCGGACGCGCTCGACCTGATCACGGGTCCGAGGGTCGAGAACGTGGCGGCGAACACCTACGGCGTCTGCGAGTACCTCGACGCGTTTCGGATCGACGAGGCCGTCGACTGGTCGCCGCCGGCGGAATCGGTGGTCTATCACGGCCACTGCCACCAGAAGGCCGAAAAGAAGGACCACCACGCCGTCGGCGTCCTCCGGCGGGCGGGCTACGAGGTGGATCCGCTCGACTCGGGCTGTTGCGGGATGGCGGGGACGTTCGGATACGAGGCCGAGCACTACTCGCTGAGCCGCGCCATCGGCGACATCCTCTTCGAGCAGATCGATGAGAGCGACGCGACGGTCGTGTCCGCGCCCGGGACGTCCTGTCGAACCCAGCTGGCCGACGGGCGGATCGAGCCGGTTCCCGCGAATAGTTCGCTTTCCGGCACGGCGCTCGACCGCGAGGAGCCGCCGACGCCGATCGAACTGCTCGCTCACGGACTCCCCGGCGGTACGTCGCGGTGA
- a CDS encoding FAD-dependent monooxygenase, with the protein MSGETTETPVLIAGAGPVGMTAALALNARGVETTILEAEPEDRDRSGSRAIYIHGSTLRTLERIHPGLGTGLVDEGLIWPTRRTLYRGKEVFNRTYDSPGGRGDIPHFTSVPQVVTEQYMLDALDEAGIEVRWESAVETVDPSPEGVRVETADGREWNCEYLVGADGGGSTVRSEIGVDFEGDQSANHFIIADVEDEEIDDDYPGLERMFHYDAPEADGRNVLLVPFTGGWRLDIQCYEDDDPEELIGDERMREFVRNVMGERYEDNVTWASSYRFLQVKADSFVDEHRRVLLAGEAAHLLAPFGARGMNSGIADADEAASAIAVAINAKTEAVARDEVELFAARREIAAEYNIGAAGQALEYLQGDDPVTVLRKEVAAEMADSFETAGEWLDDAPYGPHGTPPIISTGNY; encoded by the coding sequence ATGAGCGGTGAAACGACGGAGACACCGGTATTGATAGCCGGCGCCGGCCCAGTCGGCATGACGGCAGCACTGGCACTGAACGCCCGCGGGGTGGAGACCACCATCCTCGAGGCCGAACCCGAGGACAGGGACCGGTCGGGGAGTCGCGCCATCTACATCCACGGATCGACGCTGCGCACGCTCGAGCGAATCCACCCGGGACTGGGGACCGGCCTCGTCGACGAGGGGCTCATCTGGCCGACCCGACGCACCCTCTACCGGGGGAAGGAGGTCTTCAACCGGACGTACGACTCGCCCGGCGGCAGGGGCGATATCCCGCACTTCACGAGCGTTCCCCAGGTCGTCACGGAGCAGTACATGCTCGACGCGCTCGACGAGGCCGGGATCGAGGTCCGCTGGGAGTCGGCGGTCGAAACCGTCGACCCCTCGCCGGAGGGCGTCCGCGTCGAGACCGCTGACGGTCGCGAGTGGAACTGCGAGTATCTCGTCGGCGCCGACGGCGGCGGGTCGACCGTCCGCAGCGAGATCGGCGTCGACTTCGAGGGCGACCAGTCGGCGAACCACTTCATCATCGCGGACGTCGAGGACGAGGAGATCGACGACGACTACCCCGGCCTCGAGCGGATGTTCCACTACGACGCGCCCGAGGCAGACGGGCGGAACGTGCTGCTCGTCCCGTTCACCGGCGGCTGGCGCCTCGACATCCAGTGTTACGAGGACGACGATCCCGAGGAGCTCATCGGCGACGAGCGGATGCGCGAGTTCGTCCGCAACGTCATGGGAGAGCGCTACGAGGACAACGTGACGTGGGCATCGTCCTATCGGTTCCTTCAGGTGAAGGCGGACTCGTTCGTCGACGAACACCGCCGCGTCCTGCTGGCTGGTGAGGCGGCCCACCTGCTCGCGCCGTTCGGCGCCCGCGGCATGAACTCCGGCATCGCCGACGCCGACGAGGCCGCCTCGGCGATCGCGGTCGCGATCAATGCGAAGACGGAGGCCGTCGCCCGCGACGAGGTCGAACTGTTCGCCGCGCGCCGCGAGATAGCCGCCGAGTACAACATCGGCGCGGCCGGACAGGCCCTCGAGTACCTCCAGGGCGACGATCCGGTGACGGTGTTGCGAAAGGAGGTCGCCGCCGAGATGGCCGACTCCTTCGAGACGGCGGGCGAGTGGCTCGACGACGCGCCGTACGGTCCCCACGGTACCCCGCCGATCATCTCGACCGGGAACTACTGA
- a CDS encoding branched-chain amino acid ABC transporter permease, with protein sequence MAGSEHERGSFIRTMLGNRRRVAIAIVTVLAFATIPFVTERWLTQVFFTVLVFVILGVSWDIIGGYAGQISLGHVAFFGFGAYVSAWLTTPTRAGFPESIQSPVIVAVLGGAIVAGLLALVIGPVIFRLTGHYFAIGTLALAAIIELILSNERSVSGGSSGYFVDSGSAEYQQLFLLTLAVTVVTVIVSYYVVTSRWGLAMRAIHDDETAASSLGINPLKYKLIAFGIGSSMAGMAGGLYAQYTGYLNPADVLGLHWMVEALVVVVLGGMGTITGPILGAGLFVGLDWILGEVASGYSTAIEGLLIILFMIYMPKGIYGLITSRTGDTSEEDPPSETVPTPDESATD encoded by the coding sequence ATGGCGGGCTCCGAACACGAACGCGGGAGCTTCATCCGGACGATGCTCGGTAACCGCCGCCGAGTGGCGATCGCGATCGTCACCGTGCTGGCGTTCGCGACGATACCGTTCGTCACCGAGCGGTGGCTCACCCAGGTCTTCTTTACCGTGCTCGTCTTCGTGATCCTCGGCGTCTCCTGGGACATCATCGGCGGCTACGCCGGCCAGATCTCGCTGGGACACGTCGCGTTCTTCGGGTTCGGCGCGTACGTCTCCGCCTGGTTGACGACGCCGACGCGAGCCGGCTTCCCCGAGTCGATCCAGTCACCGGTGATCGTCGCCGTCCTCGGCGGCGCGATCGTCGCGGGCCTCCTCGCGCTCGTCATCGGACCGGTCATCTTCCGCCTGACGGGCCACTACTTCGCGATCGGGACGCTCGCACTCGCCGCGATCATCGAGCTGATCCTGTCGAACGAGCGCAGCGTCTCCGGGGGCTCGAGCGGCTACTTCGTCGACTCGGGCTCCGCCGAGTACCAACAGCTGTTCCTCCTGACCCTGGCCGTGACGGTCGTTACAGTGATCGTCTCCTACTACGTCGTCACGAGTCGGTGGGGTCTGGCGATGCGAGCGATCCACGACGACGAGACGGCGGCCAGCAGTCTCGGGATCAATCCGCTCAAGTACAAGCTGATCGCGTTCGGCATCGGGTCGAGCATGGCTGGGATGGCGGGCGGGCTCTACGCCCAGTACACGGGATACCTCAATCCCGCGGACGTGCTCGGCCTCCACTGGATGGTCGAAGCGCTCGTGGTCGTCGTCCTCGGTGGGATGGGAACGATCACCGGACCGATCCTGGGGGCCGGACTGTTCGTCGGGCTCGACTGGATCCTCGGCGAGGTGGCGAGCGGCTACTCGACGGCGATCGAGGGGCTCCTCATCATCCTCTTCATGATCTACATGCCGAAGGGGATCTACGGGCTCATCACTAGCCGAACCGGCGATACGTCGGAGGAAGACCCGCCGAGCGAGACCGTCCCGACTCCCGACGAATCGGCAACCGACTGA
- a CDS encoding CoA-binding protein, which translates to MSLSDLFDPDGIAVIGASATPGKLGNDAMSNVEAYDGEIYPVNPSSSGTVHGYEFVDSVAETDADLALCCVPRHLQPTVLEECGEAGVGAAVIFAGGFAEMGGEGRELQDDIERIADEYDTTVLGPNTAGYAIPHSDLYGSFVPRIREVGTGNVGIVAQSAGVAITLSFHLTREGYGVSSMFGLGNRVNTEFADVIPVLDEDPRTEAIVLHVEGTEDVDRLLEVCEEADTPIVAYKVGERADPDFAQAHTAAPSQDDAMYEEAFDRPGLAMVSSTTELLDAGRVLANAPTPDGPNVGVVTAQAGPGIIVNDYLEDAGATFPDLTEGTRERVDDLLEGITYTENPVDTGRPMPEFGRVVDAVARDENVDIVLVYEIYEDSLGYPVDELEALSEEVDKPILFTVAGPHEALREEREQMEALGVPTFDTPERGAQAVAALIESISGE; encoded by the coding sequence ATGAGCCTATCCGATCTCTTCGATCCGGACGGGATCGCCGTCATCGGTGCGTCGGCGACGCCGGGCAAACTCGGAAACGACGCGATGTCGAACGTCGAGGCCTACGACGGCGAGATCTACCCCGTAAACCCCTCGAGTTCGGGGACCGTCCACGGCTACGAGTTCGTCGACTCGGTCGCCGAGACCGACGCCGACCTGGCGCTGTGTTGCGTCCCCCGCCACCTGCAGCCGACGGTCCTCGAGGAATGCGGCGAGGCGGGCGTCGGCGCCGCGGTTATCTTCGCCGGCGGCTTCGCCGAGATGGGCGGCGAGGGCCGGGAACTCCAGGACGATATCGAGCGAATCGCCGACGAGTACGACACTACCGTCCTCGGTCCGAACACGGCCGGGTACGCGATCCCACACTCGGACCTCTACGGGTCGTTCGTCCCCCGGATCCGCGAAGTCGGGACCGGCAACGTCGGCATCGTCGCTCAGAGCGCCGGCGTCGCGATCACCCTCTCGTTTCACCTGACGCGGGAGGGGTACGGCGTCTCGTCGATGTTCGGCCTCGGAAACCGGGTGAACACGGAGTTCGCGGACGTGATCCCCGTCCTCGACGAGGATCCTCGCACCGAGGCGATCGTCCTCCACGTCGAGGGCACGGAGGACGTCGACAGGCTCCTCGAGGTCTGCGAGGAGGCCGACACCCCGATCGTCGCGTACAAGGTGGGCGAACGGGCCGATCCGGACTTCGCGCAGGCCCACACCGCGGCTCCCTCGCAGGACGACGCGATGTACGAGGAGGCGTTTGACCGACCGGGCCTGGCGATGGTCTCCTCGACGACCGAACTGCTCGACGCCGGCCGGGTGCTCGCGAATGCGCCGACGCCCGACGGCCCGAACGTCGGCGTCGTCACCGCGCAGGCGGGACCGGGGATCATCGTCAACGACTACCTCGAGGACGCGGGTGCCACCTTCCCGGACCTCACCGAGGGGACGCGAGAACGAGTCGACGACCTCCTCGAGGGGATCACGTACACGGAGAACCCCGTGGACACGGGTCGACCGATGCCCGAGTTCGGGCGAGTCGTCGACGCCGTCGCGCGCGACGAGAACGTCGACATCGTGCTGGTCTACGAGATTTACGAGGACTCGCTCGGCTACCCGGTCGACGAACTCGAGGCGCTCTCCGAGGAGGTAGACAAGCCGATCCTCTTTACGGTGGCCGGGCCGCACGAGGCCCTGCGGGAGGAGCGCGAGCAGATGGAGGCCCTCGGCGTTCCGACGTTCGACACGCCCGAGCGCGGGGCACAAGCCGTGGCGGCGCTGATCGAGTCGATCTCTGGGGAGTAG
- a CDS encoding SLC13 family permease — protein sequence MTRSDVIETLRSPPFAFSVAAIVGLATWALGSGSTAAATILSITLFCIVLWILTPVPPSYTGLIGIGLIAVTTSTDLALSGFQKPATWLIGFGLLMGEATRRSGLATASGRWIAVRSVSESVRSDPVRTYRRLLLALSLGAHVLALFVPSALVRILVVAPILRETGSLFDSREARTGIYLGPLFATFYGSAGILTADLPNIIITGFGESLAGHTISWSDWWVHMYPIMGITRVLLVVTVVYLLFRPSPDSSVDMPETDGAGIGSVERRMLGFLLVGALIWATDFAHGFHPVIGAVAVVVLAFLPGIGVVDFDGIGGEVDFSILFFIAAVFAIGDGLTETGFTDEASTHLLDLIPTDAPLAVILACVFFVTFALAFLMEGLAVASVLTPILIPYAEAAGLPFTPVLMAEAMALSSYFFPYQSAVLIVILAEGEVETWEVIRTTVACSVATILLLLPLQLGLFDLLY from the coding sequence ATGACTCGTTCGGACGTGATCGAGACACTCAGATCGCCCCCGTTTGCGTTCTCCGTGGCGGCGATCGTCGGCCTCGCGACGTGGGCGCTCGGCTCGGGATCGACCGCGGCGGCGACGATCCTTTCGATCACGCTCTTCTGTATCGTCCTCTGGATCCTGACGCCCGTCCCGCCCTCGTATACGGGACTGATCGGTATCGGACTGATCGCCGTCACGACCTCGACGGACCTTGCGCTCTCGGGCTTCCAAAAGCCGGCGACGTGGCTCATCGGCTTCGGGTTGCTGATGGGCGAGGCGACCCGACGCAGCGGACTCGCGACTGCGTCGGGTCGGTGGATAGCGGTCAGGAGCGTCTCGGAGTCGGTCCGGTCCGATCCCGTCCGGACGTACCGTCGGCTGCTCCTCGCGCTCTCGCTCGGCGCCCACGTCCTCGCGCTGTTCGTCCCCTCCGCGCTCGTGCGCATCCTCGTGGTGGCGCCGATCCTCCGGGAGACCGGATCACTCTTCGACTCTCGGGAAGCCCGAACCGGGATCTACCTCGGACCGCTGTTCGCGACCTTCTACGGCTCTGCGGGCATCCTGACCGCCGACCTCCCGAACATCATCATCACCGGGTTCGGGGAGTCGCTGGCCGGGCACACCATCTCGTGGTCCGACTGGTGGGTCCACATGTACCCGATCATGGGCATCACTCGCGTCCTGCTCGTCGTAACCGTCGTCTATCTCCTCTTTCGGCCGTCGCCTGACTCGAGCGTCGACATGCCCGAGACGGACGGCGCCGGGATCGGCAGCGTCGAGCGACGAATGCTGGGCTTCCTGCTCGTCGGCGCGTTGATCTGGGCGACCGACTTCGCCCACGGCTTCCACCCGGTGATCGGCGCCGTCGCCGTGGTCGTCCTCGCGTTCCTGCCGGGAATCGGCGTCGTCGACTTCGACGGGATCGGGGGCGAGGTCGACTTCTCCATCCTCTTTTTCATCGCGGCCGTGTTCGCGATCGGCGACGGGCTCACCGAGACCGGGTTTACGGACGAGGCGTCCACGCACCTCCTCGACCTCATTCCGACCGACGCGCCGCTCGCGGTGATCCTCGCGTGCGTCTTCTTCGTCACGTTCGCGCTGGCGTTCCTGATGGAGGGGCTGGCCGTCGCGAGCGTCCTCACGCCGATCCTGATCCCGTACGCGGAGGCGGCGGGCCTCCCGTTCACGCCGGTCCTGATGGCCGAGGCGATGGCCCTGAGTTCGTACTTCTTCCCGTACCAGTCGGCGGTGCTCATCGTCATCCTTGCGGAGGGCGAAGTCGAGACCTGGGAGGTGATCCGGACGACGGTCGCCTGCTCCGTCGCCACGATCCTCCTGTTGCTCCCCCTCCAGCTCGGCCTGTTCGACCTCCTCTACTGA
- a CDS encoding acyl-CoA thioesterase — protein sequence MSFTHVWTVRFSDTDPFGIAHYPRMIDAIHETSDVFMEDVGVPYWELTEERGLGLPLVSMDFDFTGQVRGGDQVEIELRPEVGESSVRFDYVATHDGEIVFEGTEYRVCVPVDGDGSVPVPDDLRTVLESTAE from the coding sequence ATGAGTTTCACGCACGTATGGACCGTCCGCTTTTCGGACACGGACCCGTTCGGCATCGCACACTACCCCCGCATGATCGACGCGATCCACGAGACGTCGGACGTGTTCATGGAAGACGTCGGCGTCCCCTACTGGGAGTTGACCGAGGAACGCGGTCTGGGTCTGCCACTCGTTTCGATGGACTTCGACTTCACGGGACAGGTTCGCGGCGGCGACCAGGTCGAGATCGAACTGAGACCGGAGGTCGGGGAGTCGAGCGTCCGGTTCGACTACGTTGCGACCCACGACGGGGAGATCGTCTTCGAGGGCACGGAGTATCGAGTCTGCGTCCCCGTCGACGGCGACGGCAGCGTTCCTGTTCCCGACGACTTACGAACGGTCCTCGAGAGCACCGCCGAGTGA
- a CDS encoding ABC transporter ATP-binding protein: protein MTLLEGENLTKSFGGVLAVDDVSFSIDRGESVGLIGPNGAGKSTLFRLITGVHEPTEGRVFLDGDEITGKDSHEICHQGLVKTHQIVRPFEHMTLLENATVGAEFGGRDVDDPREKAYESLEFVGLDHLTHTKPGELSVGALKRLEIARVLATDPDVMLFDEVAGGLDTDETEAIVDLIGDIKESGKTIFLIDHVMRALMSVSERVFVLDNGQLIARGTPEEIQNNQRVIESYLGTSAGRDHDATDPVAGD, encoded by the coding sequence ATGACGCTACTCGAAGGAGAGAATCTGACGAAGAGTTTCGGGGGAGTCCTCGCCGTTGACGACGTCTCGTTCTCGATCGACCGGGGGGAATCGGTCGGTCTCATCGGTCCGAACGGGGCCGGCAAGTCCACGCTGTTTCGCCTGATCACCGGCGTCCACGAACCCACGGAGGGCCGCGTCTTCCTCGACGGCGACGAGATCACGGGAAAGGATTCCCACGAGATCTGTCACCAGGGGCTCGTCAAGACCCACCAGATCGTTCGGCCGTTCGAACACATGACCCTGCTCGAGAACGCGACCGTCGGCGCCGAGTTCGGCGGTCGCGACGTCGACGATCCGCGGGAGAAGGCCTACGAATCCCTCGAGTTCGTCGGCCTCGACCACCTGACGCACACGAAGCCCGGCGAACTGAGCGTCGGCGCGCTCAAGCGACTCGAGATCGCGCGCGTGCTCGCGACGGATCCGGACGTGATGCTGTTCGACGAGGTCGCGGGCGGCCTGGATACCGACGAAACGGAGGCGATCGTCGACCTCATCGGCGACATCAAGGAGAGCGGCAAGACGATCTTCCTCATCGACCACGTGATGCGAGCGCTGATGTCCGTGAGCGAGCGGGTGTTCGTGCTCGACAACGGGCAGCTCATCGCGCGGGGGACGCCCGAGGAGATCCAAAACAACCAGCGCGTCATCGAGTCCTACCTCGGGACGTCAGCCGGTCGTGACCACGACGCGACCGACCCCGTCGCGGGCGACTAA
- a CDS encoding universal stress protein: MREFQPEARSGDPVRDICHHAAEHDFDQIFLAGQKRSRAGKALFESVTQDVRLSEDRPVLVCGDGPDDPPEA, encoded by the coding sequence ATGCGCGAGTTCCAGCCGGAAGCGCGCAGCGGCGATCCGGTGAGAGATATCTGCCACCACGCGGCGGAGCACGACTTCGATCAGATCTTCCTCGCCGGGCAGAAGCGTTCGCGGGCCGGCAAGGCCCTCTTCGAGAGCGTCACGCAGGACGTGAGACTCTCGGAGGATCGGCCGGTGCTCGTCTGCGGTGACGGCCCCGACGACCCCCCGGAGGCATGA
- a CDS encoding ABC transporter ATP-binding protein yields the protein MLEIDSIDVAYGNVQVIWDVSFDVAEGETVALLGANGAGKTTILKTICGPLTPRKGEVRYGGESIGDLDQDEVVPKGIVHVPEGREIFTESTVEENLRLGAYTNPEGTDERFSFVYDVFPRLEERTDQPAGTLSGGEQQMLAIGRGLMSDPDLILLDEASLGLAPVLVDDVFEAIEEVTDRGTTVLIVEQDVNNALRIADRGYVLESGRISMSGDSDELASNDEVTATYLGG from the coding sequence CTGCTCGAAATCGACTCGATCGACGTCGCGTACGGCAACGTTCAGGTGATCTGGGACGTGAGCTTCGACGTAGCGGAGGGGGAAACGGTCGCGCTGCTCGGCGCGAACGGAGCGGGAAAGACCACGATCCTCAAGACGATCTGTGGTCCGCTAACGCCCCGGAAGGGCGAGGTACGCTACGGCGGCGAGTCGATCGGCGACCTGGACCAGGACGAGGTCGTCCCGAAGGGGATCGTCCACGTTCCCGAGGGTCGCGAGATATTCACAGAGAGCACCGTCGAGGAGAACCTTCGTCTCGGCGCGTACACGAATCCCGAGGGGACGGACGAGCGGTTTTCGTTCGTCTACGACGTCTTCCCCCGACTCGAGGAACGAACGGACCAGCCGGCGGGGACCCTCTCGGGCGGCGAGCAACAGATGCTGGCGATCGGTCGAGGTCTGATGAGCGATCCGGACCTGATCCTGCTCGACGAAGCGAGTCTCGGCCTCGCGCCCGTGCTCGTCGACGACGTGTTCGAGGCGATCGAGGAGGTTACGGACCGGGGTACGACCGTCCTCATCGTCGAGCAGGACGTCAACAACGCGCTCCGAATCGCCGACAGAGGGTACGTCCTCGAGTCGGGCCGGATCTCGATGTCGGGTGACAGCGACGAACTCGCGTCGAACGACGAGGTCACGGCGACGTACCTCGGCGGGTAA